AAAAAGCAAGGTAAGTTTCCAGAGTCCAGGGCAGGTATTTCTTGGTATGAACGGACTTTCCCGCATTGTGATCCAACAGCCTCTGCCGCAGATCCTCGGTGAATCCCGTGTAAACTTGGTCTGTTGCTGCCTGGCTGCGGATCAGATAGACGTAG
The Prosthecobacter sp. SYSU 5D2 genome window above contains:
- a CDS encoding GIY-YIG nuclease family protein, with amino-acid sequence MYYVYLIRSQAATDQVYTGFTEDLRQRLLDHNAGKSVHTKKYLPWTLETYLAFSDRNQALDFERYIKTGSGIAFAKKRLRPSRTNSSKMQNLER